In Kwoniella dejecticola CBS 10117 chromosome 6, complete sequence, a genomic segment contains:
- a CDS encoding acetate kinase yields the protein MTHLLAINCGSSSIKGKLFGIPKSKSDPLEPQSSLEVVNIGSKDEKVKIKITWEEGKGENLTEEGKNGDEVDYESLIPFLLDHLTSSASNLKKEDIKYVTHRIVHGGAHTKGIIVTKEHEEALEEMDKLSEFAPLHNHHAVVAVRSVLDALPNHTSLMVFDTLFHATIPEEVYTYALPPPDREQVMPLRKYGFHGLSYASIVQSMAQHLGKKEEDVNIVVAHLGSGASACCIKGGQSIDTTMGLTPLEGLIGGTRSGTIDPTAIFHLTANPAEGVDFKDYTVSKAEILLNKKSGLAALAGTTNFGTIISRLDPSNCGKEEHEKAVLAYKVYLDRLMNYISQYLFKLLSQLPIDKIDGVVFSGGIGEKGSKLREDALTKLSWLGAEIDKGKNDGKHAGKVTEITTEGSKLKGWVVETDEEGWSAKLARDEFGF from the exons atgacTCATCTACTAGCGATAAATTgcggatcatcctccatcaAAGGTAAATTATTCGGCATACCAAAGTCGAAATCCGACCCACTCGAGCCGCAATCCTCTTTGGAGGTGGTCAACATCGGATCAAAAGATGAAaaagtcaagatcaagataaCATGGGAGGAAGGCAAGGGAGAGAATTTGAcggaagaaggcaagaatgGGGATGAAGTTGATT ACGAATCACTTATCCCTTTCTTACTTGATCATCTGACTTCTTCAGCGAGtaatctgaagaaggaagacatcAAATATGTCACTCACAGAAT TGTACATGGTGGGGCTCATACGAAGGGGATCATAGTGACTAAAGAGCATGAAGAGGCtttggaagagatggataaGCTATCTGAATTTGCTCCTTTACAT AATCACCATGCCGTAGTAGCTGTTCGGTCCGTGCTTGATGCTCTGCCCAATCATACCTCTTTGATGGTGTTCGACACCCTCTTCCAC GCGACGATACCAGAAGAAGTGTATACATACGCACTTCCCCCTCCGGACCGAGAACAAGTTATGCCACTGAGAAAA TATGGATTCCACGGATTGTCTTACGCTTCGATCGTGCAATCCATGGCCCAACATCTAGGtaaaaaggaggaagatgtgaatATCGTTGTGGCTCATCTTGGAAGTGGAGCTTCCGCATGCTGCATCAAGGGCGGGCAATCGATAGATACCA CTATGGGTCTGACTCCGCTCGAAGGTTTGATTGGCGGAACACGTTCAGGGACGATAGATCCGACGGCGATCTTTCACTTGACTGCTAATCCAGCAGAGGGAGTCGACTTTAAGGACTATACCGTATCGAAAGCTGAGATCTTGTTGAACAA GAAATCCGGGTTGGCAGCATTAGCAGGAACGACCAACTTCGGAACTATCATCTCTCGACTAGATCCCTCAAATTGCGGTAAAGAAGAACACGAAAAAGCCGTTCTAGCGTACAAAGTATACCTTGATAGGTTGATGAACTATATCTCGCAATATCTCTTCAAGTTATTATCGCAATTACCCATAGATAAGATAGACGGTGTAGTATTTTCTGGAGGGATAGGGGAGAAAGGATCCAAGTTACGTGAAGATGCTTTGACAAAGCTTAGCTGGCTTGGAGCGGAGATTGATAAGGGTAAGAATGATGGGAAACATGCGGGAAAAGTTACGGAGATCACGACGGAGGGAAGTAAGTTGAAAGGATGGGTTGTGGAGACGGACGAGGAGGGATGGAGCGCTAAACTCGCACGCGATGAATTTGGGTTCTAA